CCGTCATTGTCACCAAACTTTGATGCTATGCCTTACCAACATCAGATGGCGTTGACATAAAATACTGTCATTCAATGTACCATCAGTCTGGGTGAAATCCCTGGTTGGGGTAATATGAGGCCTGGAATTTGCACAAAAcgactgcttcaaaccaaactgGCCAACAGCTTActgttcaatttcgggcatgagttcttgagactttatcatgcgtcctgttatgaACATTTCCACCGgatttcatgttgctcagtgaaactTTTTCTTTAACGGGCCCTCTCATCACCTTTTCATTGCCAATCCTCGAAGCAGTCATCGTTTTGACACTATGCTCCACTGCCCTTTTTAGGATGGCGTGGAGGGGACCCTCTCACCCACCTGTTAAGGATGCCTGATTCTGATTGGGCCACATTTCAGCAATTTCTCTTGTAGAAGTTAGTCAAAATACCAGCCCTGGAATTTGCTCATAATGgctacttcaaaccaaaattacccttttttaaatgtcagGCAATGTCCAGCTAATTTTGTGTTGATCGGTGAAACTCGTGTTGgggtaatatatatttttttactttcaaggGGGCACGATTGATTTGACTTTTGGGGCATTGCGTTCAGGACCCCTAAAGAACCCTAAAATTTATAAATTCTCAGTGCAGTTGAAAAAATTTGTACGTTTTCGAACATGTTAATGAAATAGTCGGAACGTATCGGAAGTAAGGGAACTGCACATAAATGAAAGCCACCTTGAAATGGAAAAGTGCATGTCAACTGACCACTGTAATAAGATGAAATCTCAAGAACAAAGTTTAAACTGTTGTCACTATAAATTCTTTATAAACCACACAtccaaatatttgaatattcTTCCAAGTCAACAATGTGTGGCGTGAGTagagttgggcatcgagaatcgagaaccgattggaccCGGGTCTTACGTTCAGGTTCGCCCagtcattcaaatttaaatatttcggttcccagtttcgatgcctagtccgccgaccccgaataGAGTGGGGAAAACCAACGCAGAAGCGACGAAAACCaagaaaaaatgcacacaaagacgagcttgtgcccaacggcggcggtgaacaaaagtgtcttaactttaaaattaatgaccagtcgcctcagtgcaacacttggattaagattatattgtgcaaaggaggctttcacgatgtttAGCGTCTGACGCggtccgagcctcagcctacactgcttcagtgaagtcaactctgtcaattgggtgagtgaaataataaaatacggctatgccaacattgagatgGCTAATAAGGTAAActgttggttgcacttttgcactgatggtttttagtgtttactttagtcttcaaaccaacgtaagcgcagataacggggaaaaaaagcttaacatttaGCTAAAATTTCACTGTAGCAacattacatcacaatgaattgggacagaattcacataaacattgtctcacagtatcataaacactaaccttgtgcctcatcggtgggtaaggaaaggaatcgttttatagcatttggttaatccattaaaaaaaaaagtatgaagctacttttgtgccaaaatgctgagttgcagtgcgtacccttcaaaataaaaggctataGAAGctttaaaacaggaagtcacgtTAAAACTttcacatataaaccatttgacgtgataaaacagtcccaaataacgattttaacaatgctatatttaagttttagctgaaacataaatattaagtctattgggttagttccacacacattgccttttagttcataggttagATGGgtatactggttataaagaaccctgagtcaaatgttcattttagtctatgctgcgggctgctaagaaaatggctgttcataatttggacacactATTTAaactttttgacccagccccttaaaataatcgaaataaggaaccggaatctggaccggaatcgctcaaattcaaactatgCCCAACGATGTGAAATTATCGTGTGTCGTGGGATGCGACCCGCTTCACAATGTGACTTAACGCCTGCCCTTTGTTGGATTATCATTGCATCTACTAGTTTGCATAATCAGGAAAAGGGATGCGTCAATGTAAAGTTCCTTTTCGGCGGTTAACCCCCTTCTCTCGTTCTCTTACTAATGACAGAAAGCCGTATGGTTTCAAACTGCCAAAGTGGGACCTGGCTGAGCACATGCTTGTAGGCCGACACAGGGAGTGGTGCTTATCTATTGCACGGCATGCTAGTTgagcgcgtacacacacacacacacacacacagacacagctgTTTTCTGACAAATACATCATGTATTTCCGCTCAGGGAGAAGTGTCATTCCAGTTAGACATTTATATCTTTCCCTGGAAGAGTTTCTTGAGTTTCATGCAAATCTCCACGGATTAGAATTTTGTACCTACAAAATGGTGGACATCGTTTGATAATATACTTACTTTGAGCCAGTAAGATATACCAGGAAGACAAAATATGTTCAGTGTTCTTCTTGCAGTTTTCCCTTTATATAGCTAAAGCaattttttacattgtatacGTTTAggttttaggcggcacggtgggtgattagaacatctgccgcacagttctgaagtttggggtttgaatccgggctctGCCCTTCCTGTGTAGTTTCCATATTCTCCCTGTTCCTGTGGGGGTTTTCTGCCAGTACTCCTGCAACCTCGTGCATTCCAAAAACGCGACTACTTTTAAGACCTCctgaattccaccgacacgtcttcccatgaggaagcagtctAGGGGCTCTTGAGGTGGCCTCTCTGAtcactggggttgaggtcaccaaggtggtttaaaaagctcttcggtggcagggccccacgGGTGGGTGAGATCCACCTGCAGTTccttaaggctctggatgttgtagggctgtcctggttgacacgcctctgcaacatggcATTGACATTGGGGAAAGTGCCTCtcgattggcagaccggggtggtggtccccctttttaagaaggcggacctgagggtgtgttccaactatcgggggatcatactcctcagcctcgctggcaaggtctattcaggggttctggaggagtagtgtggttttcgtcttggctgTGGAACAGTACACCCTCAGCCGGGtcaacccattgacttcaccagactgtcgcattcttcatttgaaatgcttttctgcAGCCTAtttcatttcttgtttgtttctgggggtttctcccttcagtctcctcttgagGAAGTAAAATGAATGCTccattgggttaaggtccattgattgacttggccagtctaagaccttttctcaggtgaaacccaaagccgaAAACAACCACTATCTGTTTaaacaatcaatctaaaaggcaacacctgagcaactagaaacacccatcagttaCATGTtacaatacctttgctcacttgaaaagtgggtgggttcaaacaaaaggttctctgtcctgagttgtaaataccatgaaacaaaagctggaattctgaacttttgtctcatattgaTCTTTTGATCGGAAAcccaaaggaattgaccttgccgttccaatactttgctagtcttttttaaaatttattttaaaatgtttttttctaatcTATTATCAGATTAATCAATAACctttttgataatcgattaatcattttgAGACCTTGACTTAAAATTGTCCCATTCCTAGGAATTTAAGCCTCTCAACACTTAGgattaattatatttataataacaataaagcaGTAACTATTGATAATTATAAAAAAGACTtatttgtttcatcaaaataagacatttgcaaacaaccTTTTTGTACGGAAAACAAtggtcaacatttttgttttgtttgccccCCACCCCGACGGattttacggaccaaaccagtaactgaatcatcagtttgtttgtgcattttctctgTCAATTAAATTTGGTatatcctgtttttgaataaagggatggaaatgtaagtttgttttttaaaccctGATTCATCAATTCATTGAATAATAGGTACatgaatcgattatcaaaatagttagttgcagccctaatattTTGTAGAGTAATAATTAATATAAAGTGGAACATCTAAAGTCGAACTCCAAAccataaaacaggaaatgaaatattttgacaTATGATAGAATCTGgctgtacagtacaatatgagcaacaaaacaaattgtgCCCTACTGTACAGTAATCTTACCAATCCAATGGTAACGTTAAAAGCATGTAACTGATAGCATAATACTAATAACTAGCGTGAAAATCCCAGGAGGCGGTAGCCAACACACTTCACAATAATACCATGCAGGGAAAAATAAGCGTTCCATTGCCCTTTTTTTGAAAGAGAAATGTCTTTCTTGGAATGTTAACAGTTGTATGTAGCCACTGTCATATTGCTCGTGTATAGCCTGAAAATGACCAGAGACGCTagctaaaaagttaaaaaccACAGTGTTCTGTTGCAGCTTTTCTAAAACAGAATTTTCTGTTTTCTAGAATGTTAACCATAGCATGTAGTAGGTGGCATGTTGTCAATTAGTAATGTGAAAATGACAGGTGATGCTAGCTGACAAACGGCACAATTTCACCCTTCTATAAAATGTTTCTATCACACTTTCTGATGCAAATTTCCCTTTTTTCTGGAATGATATGTAGCCCTGAGCATATGGAAAAATTTTACCCctctcaaatgaaaaaaacctgTTCGATTGCACTCTTTCTGAGGCAGAAATTTCTTAGTGTCTTGGAATGCTAATGATAACATGTAGCTAATAGTACGAACATCACCAGAAAAGCTGGTAGGAAAAAATTGTACCCCGCTAAAACGTTAACAACCCAGCATTCCTTTGCACCTTCTATGATGCAGAATTTGCCAGTGTTCTGGAATGCTATGTCAggtgtaaaaataaaccagaCGCTAGTCAACAAACGCCACAATTTTACCATGCCTTTTCCATTTctgttgcactttttttctgacaaatatcAGTTTCCTGGAATGTGGCGTTGCTACAAAAACAGTGCAGCACTCGAAGCAAAAGATGGCCTTTAGTTGATTTACTGGAATTTGAACGGAGCCATCATATGCCTCAGTGGACCCCActttcactcactcactcactcccccccctccctccgtCCGAGCCTTTAAACTCTAACTTTTTGCCATGTTTCCCCCTAACTCCCGGAAGGAAGTGTCTGTGATTGCTCAGCCTGGCCGTTGTTACCAAGCAACAACCTGAAGTTCACTTGCTACAACTAATGAGGGTGCAGTGAAACATGTGCGGACACAtcttaacttttttatttttattttatatatatttttttaaatcttcttGTATGTTACAATAGTAACTAGTCATGCAACTTGTTGTAGTACATGTTACTCCCACAAATGCTTCCTTTTGCCTGTCAGCAGCTGTTGCCTAGCTTGGAGACCTCCGCCCAAGATAAATGAGGGgttgctgtttttgttgagATCCAGTCGTTTGAACCCATTTCACACACGCAGCCTGAAAAATATAAAGGCTCTACACAGAGATTGAGCCATAATTGAAAGTTTTACAcagacctctctctctctctctctatctatctatctatctatctatctatctatctaaataAAACCATCATGCAGACAATCTGTCTTAGTAGCATGCTTTCCTCCTGGCATGCACTTTTTTTGCTACGCAAGTCAGCAGTAACAGTCTGTGAGGAAAAATAATCACAGCAAAATTTCGCCATATCGCGAATAAAAGCTGCGAATGTCActgcaacaaaaaaatctgcaatgcactgaaccCACAAAAAGCGATATAGCAAAAGACGACTGTACGATGAAATCAATAATTTGTTCTTCTAATACAGTCTGCGCGATCCACTCTGTTGTCGTCGACATGGTAACgtgtatccggttgcgtttgagttgacatgataaagcccaatgatcgtaaaaaactggatgcggtggtatcgaaataaaagattttattgcagtagtctgacagtgcaatcgtgaaagaccaaatttgccttgtagtctgatccacgcattacgtgttgtctgtctcaggcgtgttgtctgtcccacaccgccgacaaggctaaaaataaactagcttttggattcatatatACTTTACACgatggtgacgcggagtaaatgtcttttgtggagtcattgatcggatcggcaaattgtGACGTTAAAGCCGATGAGCATAAAATACTAAAGATCGGCCGATACAATGAGGCTCATCAGATTGGCGTAAAGTCTGCTTTCAACTTatgttttatggctgcaaccgtgctcactggaacctTCAGAAGCTTCAATATGCGCCTTTAAcgaatgccatcgttatgttttgcaacaattactttgcgatggtattgagacagctctttgctcttacccatcatgggatgggtaagagcagactCACACCCtagcaatgagacctttttgtaggccattaaTTGGGACTGAACCagatgatattcatttgcactgacaaggggctggattgctgtttgattattgatagattttaagtgttgtcttggctttccatgcctttttgtacttccctttcttcatgttcaatactttttccctgtgtcatttcacatttttacacaacttaatttctgatcttatttgttttactttctttatgtatggattacttgggttccCAACTTGTGCTGAAACCTTCAGGTCAattgcacctttggaagtacatttagtgagaaaaatgaatgttaaatacttgttaaatacttatttcagccgctgtgtgtgtgtgtgtgtgtatacagatTTACACTGATTCATAAAATGGAAAGTTTTAAACAGACGTTGCAAATATAAGTTTTACAGACATTCTGTGAAAAGGTTTTAAACGGCTCCTGCAAAATTGATAACGGTTTTACATGGAGCTCCAGTTGAAgactgaaatgaaaatggagATCCCACAAAGTACAGGTAAAAGAATTACTAGGGATCCTACAAAATTGGGGAAAAGTTTTACACAAAGATCCTGCAAAACGTACCTTAAATACATATTGAAATTGTGGAAaatcggggaaaaaaatgcacacaatcCAACACAATTGAGAAATACTTTGAGAGcctgttctttaaaaaaattcatcGATCATGGAAgattggaaaaaatatttaaacttgGATCCTGCAAAATCTTTTTGAGATCTAGGGCTGCAACTACCGATTATTTTACTAATcgattttaattataattttaattctttttttgatTGACTGAATCTGATAACATTTTCCAtcgctttattaaaaaatgggACCTCGTTTTAAATTGACTATGCAGAAAAGGCGCTGTCTGCTTTCATTGAGGACTAAAGAAATCAAATGTTTACTGATGAGAGGCTGCAATTCtgagaatttggacaattttaagttacaCAAggtctaaacgattaatcaattatcaaaatagttgttgaatttgttcatttgttttttattaattgttgcaccttgACACAGATCCTCCAAATTCAATAACATTTAACCATTTccttaaattaaaacaaattgagcctgcatttgtttttttactacaCAGAGAGCTGGAAAATTTGTAAATAGCTGCTTTTCTAGGCAGTGTGAAGGGGGCTATCAATGAGATGCtttcctgtttgtttttccaggagCTTTCCCTGAACTTTGAACGTTTTGAAGACAACACAATATTACTGATATGTAAATCTGCAGTTTTGTCTCAACATTAATGTGTGACCATTGTTGATCTGATATCTCTTATTACTCTTGTGTTCTCACTGTAAAATATTTCTACATCTGCTTGTAATGACATCAGTGACTCAATGGAGTCCACAGGTGCTTTGTTCAAAAGACAACAATGAGAAAAGATGTAGTCTGTCAGAgaattgacattttgtttttttgtttgttgctacAGAGCAGATCTTCCAAAACCTGCGCCAGGAGTACAGCAGGATCCAGAGGAGGCGGCAGCTGGAGGGGGCCTTCAACCAGACGGAGGCCTGCGGACCCTCCTACGCCGCCAGCCCCTCTTCATCCCTGCACGCCCCCAGCTCCCCACCAGGTAGCAGAAGACACCCGTCCCGGCGTATATACAGTCTATATCTGACCCCTCaggaatgttttttatttttttattttttgtggttAGAATGCCTGATTTCACTGCAGCATTTTATAAAAATTGGGACAGATgttgcaatttattttcttttttcttctaacTCATTCAATGCCAGATGTTTTAGaacatatgtcaaactcaggcctggGGGTCGAATTTGGCCCATGATgcaattatatttggcccgcaagacgatatcaaatgtgtattagagctggccctccagtatatagcacatgcggcactaatattacaaatcccagaatgctttgctagtgtgttggcccatcagtcttaACCGGCGaacgccccttccctttctgttgtgGTCGTTGGCAATTATGCTACccgtctcctcgagcaaatttataCTTCCACtccccaaaaatggccaaacaaaagatggaaaactgttaacttccaagacaggtgggaggcagattgtctgttcactaaagtacaAGACAGacgtgtttgttgtgtgtggagcaatgtggctgtaacaaagaatataacataaatgaatagttgttttttttaatgccctttctaggcagggactgttaatcgtttgaagtttggatttttattgaaggacattcttattttttttgggttgttttgttgttggcctttgaaaaaagatttacatcaaaaagaaatgtAGTTGGAGATGGAAAAATAGAAGacggagagacagaagaattcatgttatctttttaaatacaaaacaacaaacaaatacctcTGACGTCCTTTTAATGCAAATTTGAGTTCTCGTGtatacattaattggagactctaaattgcccgtaggcatgactgtgagtgcgaatggttgtttgtttctatgtgccatgcgattggctggcaaccagttcagggtgtaccccgcctcctgcccgatgacagctgggataggctccagcacgcccgcgaccctagtgaggagaagcggctcggaaaatggatggatcgatattagtttatttcagattcagtgttttagcaaaatgtaactttgtcatgataaactttaacgctacacttctgcagagaagggaaacatgcacagtgatttttcattaaatattgagtttggcctgtGACgtcccaatttttttattttggcccactgtgaatttgagtttgacaccctgttttagaacattttgactgatctttcaataCCCACAGAATATTGATCTGTCATCATACAATCACCAAACCTATCAAAAGAAAGTatactcttctttcaccagaaaatgTTTCTACTGGTTTCtatttagtaatcagcagtagactTTACGCCtgtgtgatcggtatcggccgataattagcattttatggtgatcggctttcatgtcatcattcgccgatccgatcgacgacgtcatcgatcggctctgcacaagacatttaactctgcgttgccgttgcgtatgaatccaaaagataATTAATTTTTAGCCTtctcacgtgtcttgtggcacagtagtgtaactatctgacggccaataaagttttttttccaatcttgtcggttaaaaaacacgtcatcggtgtgggactattttgcgctGTCACAGACAAACGacagttatttgcagtctgcacAACTGAAATACGTTGTGGGGAAcctcatctaaatgcttcaacacaaatttgatcggtcACCCGAAGAatgtacaacccaaattccaatgaagttggatgttgttaaacataaataaaaacagaatgcaaagatttgcaaatcatgttcaacctatatttaatttaatacactacaaagacaagatatttaatgttcaaactttattgtttttagcaaataatcgttaacttagaattttatggctgcaacacgttccaaaaaagctgggacacgtggcagaaaagactgagaaagttggggaatgctcatcaaacacctgtttggaacatcccacaggtgaacaggctaattgggaacgggtgggtgtcatgattgggtataaaaggagcttcgctgaaatgctcagtcattcacaagcaaagatggggcaaggttcacctctttgtgaacaagtgcgtgagaaactagtcaaacagtttaaggacaatgttcctcaatgtacaattgcaaggaatttcgggatttcatcatctacggtccataatcatcaaaaggttcagagaatctggagatatTACTGCAtgaaagcggcaaggccgaaaaccaacattgaatgcccgtgaccttcgatccctcaggcggcactgcatcaaaaaccgacatcaatgtgtaaaggatatcaccacatgggctcaggaacacttcagaaagccaatgtcagtaaatacagtttgacgctacatccgtaagtgcaacttaaatctctactatgcaaagcaaaagccatgtatcaacaagacccagaaactccgccggcttctctgggtccgacCTCATCTAATATGGACTGAtgcaagtggaaaagtgttctgtggtccgacgagtccccatttcaaattgtttttaaaaattgtggacgtcgtgtcaaagaggaaaagaaccactgttatggatgcaaagttcaaaagcccgcatctgtgatggtctggggctgtgttagtgccaatgacatggcTAACTTacgcatctgtgaaggcaccatttaatgctgaaaggtgcatacaggttttggagaaacatatgctgccatccaagcaaacattttttcatggacccccctgcttatttcagcaagacaatgacaaaccacattctgcacatgttacaacagcgtggcttcgtagtaaaagagtgtgggtactagactggcctgcctgcagtccagacctgtctcccattgaaaatgtgtggcgcattataaagtgtaaaatatgacaacggagaccccggactgttgaacagctgaagctgtacatcaagcaagaatggggaagaattccacatacaaagcttcaacaattagtgtcctcagttcccaaacgcttattgaatgttgttaaaagaaaaggtgatttaacacagtggtaaacatgaacctgcctcagctttttttggaacgcgttgcagccataaaattctgttaatgattttgctaaaaacaaagtttatcagcttgaacattaaatgtctttgtcgtgtattcaattaaatataggttgaacatgatttgcaaatcattgtattctgtttttatttgtttaagacaacgtcccaacgtcattggaattggggttgtacacgaggagcatgccgcgttaaagcaacgcagcgtggaggggggggtgggggaagtaagttggcacccattatttctgtcatgttatgtcagtggccaatccttgaataccCCCGAGAGGTCCTTGAtggttttaacttttgtctaaaatgaaaCACTTTatatcatacatatatatatatacacctgtATATACTCTGTTGGATTGTGAGATGCATGTTTTGCGCCCTCATAATTTACGCGACCACCTAATCTTTTTCCGTTTAAAAGCTGCACAAATTTAAAGCAATGCAACGTCCCCGGGTGCCATTAGTTATGTAGAagtttgaatttaatttgttgGCATATTGTAATGCACATTGGTGGACGGACTGAGTCATATTACAGAAATTTTGAATTTTCAAACGATTTTGTTTTGTCAGGCGCCTCGAGACGAGACCAGCCCTCGTTCACGCTCAAGCAGGTGAGCTACCTGTGCGAGCGCTTGCTCAAAGATCACGAGGAGAAGATCCGCGAGGAGTACGAACAGATCCTTAACACAAAACTCTCAGGTAacaatgatgattatgatggtACACTTTTCACACTGGAAATCAGGTGtactttattctattttttgtaACCCTGTGGTGCTGAAGACACTAAAGTCCAGTGATTGATCGATAGTTTAACTAACCATtggtctttttctctctctctccccctctctctctatctcgcgctctctctccccccttccctccctccctccctccctccctcccacaGAACAATACGAATCGTTTGTGAAATTCACACAAGATCAGATCATGCGAAGATACGGCGCCCGGCCTGCTAGTTGTAAGTAGTCAACCCCCCATTTTATCATTATATTTATGGATagtattttgcttttatttttttttgttacttggGTTTATTTTAgagattttatatttagaggtttaaaaaataatactaataattctGCATTTGTCTTGTTCATATTTGCAAATTCTTTTTTGGGTGCACATTAGATACATTTTATGTTATtctatgttttaatattttattacattaaatACTTTTACGTTTTAAGcagtttaagtgtgtttgtgcCCTTTGGgggtaatttattattttttttaaattatttccaaaaaacaatcttgttttttgggggtggtaatgtttcaatatttatacatactttaaacttttgttaattttgtaactattatttttttttggttaaacatcttttttctcgcctgtgtggagtttgcatgttctcaccgtccttgtatgggttttctccgggtactctgaaaacatgcatgatagattaattgaagactaaattgtccataggtgtgaatttgtgtgcgactggttgtttatatgttccctgcgttggctggcggccagttcaggatgtaccccacctcttgccgcCTTGTCCATATTTAACATGACTGCTTACTGTCTTTTTGCGTCTTTCCAGATGTCTCCTGAACGCACGACCGCAAGATTCCAGCTTAGTCTCCACCATGAGATGGCCATTCTTCTTTGGCCCTCTaccactttatttttaattttgatccCCAGAgagccacacacacagacacagtgcCATGGTTTATCCGTTTTTAATCCAAAATTCTTGCTGCTGGCCAAAACCTCAAAATCTTGAAATGACCTCTGACATGTCACCCCCGCTCGCCTACCCTCTCTGCCTCCTATCTCCCCCTTAGGTTTCTTGTCTCTGCTCTGTGTCTCTCTCTGAAAATGTGGACTGAAGCAGATCCCAGTGTGTCCAATCTCTGGCCTGGCACTGTAGACTACAAAGCTTATTATTCTTGTTGGCTCATGTGATAGAAGCTCTTTGGAATGAGCAGCTGTATTTAACACCATGTTGTCCCCTCCTTGCTCACTTGTTCGCTCCTCTAACATGAGGATGTGctctttagtttttttgtttctcccttttgatgaaaaaaataaacgtcCTGTGATTTTAAATC
The genomic region above belongs to Phyllopteryx taeniolatus isolate TA_2022b chromosome 6, UOR_Ptae_1.2, whole genome shotgun sequence and contains:
- the akirin1 gene encoding akirin-1, with amino-acid sequence MACGATLKRSMEFEALLSPQSPKRRRCNPLPGTPGTPSPQRCNNLRAAVDGPTHSVSSQSVAGENRLTPEQIFQNLRQEYSRIQRRRQLEGAFNQTEACGPSYAASPSSSLHAPSSPPGASRRDQPSFTLKQVSYLCERLLKDHEEKIREEYEQILNTKLSEQYESFVKFTQDQIMRRYGARPASYVS